One segment of Leuconostoc lactis DNA contains the following:
- a CDS encoding trans-sulfuration enzyme family protein, with protein MTTTIDTLLAQGGNGTDDAQTGAVVTPLYFSTAYRHPGLGESTGFDYARLSTPTRQVLEEQLARLEHGVQGFATSSGMAAIDLVFATLLKTGDHFLTSDDLYGGTFRYFDDLVVHSGVSYTACRDLDDFLTQIRPETKLIWLETPSNPTMKITDIQALSTAVKAVRPDIIIAVDNTFLTPIFQQPLTLGADVVVHSATKYLGGHNDILAGAVVTNQATIAEKLAASLVTRGQVLDPFSAWLLLRSLKTLHLRMARHHENGQFLADALKTVPGVAKVLYAGVGGMVSFYLADGYDVDHFLKGLTIGSFAESLGGPETLITIPAVQTHHDMSQSQRDALGISDQLVRLSAGLEDKTDLLQDLVQAIEGAKK; from the coding sequence ATGACAACAACGATTGATACATTACTAGCCCAAGGGGGCAATGGGACAGACGATGCGCAAACAGGTGCAGTGGTTACGCCACTTTACTTTTCCACGGCCTATCGCCATCCAGGGTTAGGCGAGTCTACGGGTTTTGACTATGCGCGCTTAAGCACACCAACGCGACAAGTGTTAGAAGAACAGCTGGCACGCTTAGAACATGGCGTGCAGGGTTTTGCGACCAGTTCGGGGATGGCCGCCATTGATTTGGTGTTTGCGACTTTGTTGAAAACGGGCGATCATTTTTTAACCAGTGATGATTTATATGGTGGGACTTTCCGTTACTTTGATGATTTAGTGGTTCACAGTGGGGTGAGCTATACCGCGTGTCGTGATTTAGATGACTTTCTGACACAAATTCGACCCGAAACCAAGCTCATCTGGCTGGAGACACCTTCTAATCCAACCATGAAAATTACCGATATTCAAGCACTGAGTACGGCGGTTAAAGCTGTCCGACCAGACATTATCATTGCGGTGGACAACACCTTTTTAACCCCGATTTTTCAACAGCCTTTAACACTTGGCGCTGATGTGGTCGTTCATTCTGCAACGAAGTACTTGGGCGGTCACAACGATATTTTGGCCGGTGCGGTTGTGACGAATCAAGCCACGATTGCGGAAAAATTGGCGGCTAGTTTGGTCACGCGTGGACAGGTGCTTGATCCTTTTAGTGCTTGGTTACTGTTACGCAGCTTGAAAACCTTACATTTACGCATGGCGCGACATCATGAAAATGGTCAATTTTTGGCGGATGCCTTAAAGACAGTACCAGGCGTGGCCAAAGTCTTATACGCTGGCGTGGGTGGCATGGTGAGTTTTTATTTGGCAGATGGGTATGATGTCGATCACTTTTTGAAAGGGTTAACAATTGGGTCGTTTGCAGAAAGCCTCGGTGGCCCAGAAACATTGATTACCATCCCCGCAGTGCAAACCCATCATGATATGAGCCAATCCCAGCGGGATGCATTAGGTATTTCGGATCAGTTAGTTCGGCTAAGTGCTGGGCTGGAGGACAAAACGGACTTGTTACAAGATTTAGTCCAAGCCATTGAAGGAGCGAAAAAATGA
- a CDS encoding homoserine O-acetyltransferase/O-succinyltransferase family protein: MSVILQNGLLRHDQLVIGQYRVLQPTVSILLVNLMPNRRQTEEQFAQLLAQLPINVRVTFAVPATHVIRHDRELIEKNYVTLADIWHQQFDGLIVTGAPVDREKVTAIDYWTEFQQLLVWRQTHVRESLLTCWAAYGAGYVERNFPVRHVGDKIFGVYHNQPTLGQVHPLLAQMSDLAMPHSRYFTIPNRAVAQRLKVAGDDRVGAFILRDDTKRTTYVTGHLEYATHTLHDEFLRDQHSEPAMLPPENYYRAGEPVNSWSASAVQFFKNWGHLLVSQAQRPAVVDIVPAVQA; encoded by the coding sequence ATGAGTGTCATATTACAAAATGGCTTATTACGACATGACCAATTGGTCATTGGCCAATATCGTGTCTTGCAGCCAACCGTCAGCATTTTATTGGTGAATCTCATGCCGAATCGGCGCCAAACGGAAGAACAGTTTGCCCAACTCTTGGCCCAATTACCGATCAATGTGCGGGTGACATTTGCCGTACCCGCTACGCACGTTATTCGTCATGACCGTGAGCTGATTGAAAAAAATTATGTGACTTTAGCCGACATTTGGCACCAGCAATTTGATGGCTTAATCGTGACAGGTGCACCAGTTGACCGCGAAAAAGTGACGGCAATTGACTACTGGACCGAGTTTCAACAATTGCTGGTATGGCGGCAAACTCATGTAAGAGAAAGTCTACTGACTTGCTGGGCGGCCTATGGGGCCGGCTATGTCGAACGCAACTTCCCAGTGCGTCATGTTGGCGATAAAATCTTTGGTGTCTACCACAACCAGCCAACACTTGGGCAGGTACATCCGCTATTAGCGCAAATGAGCGACTTGGCGATGCCACATTCACGGTATTTTACCATTCCAAATCGCGCAGTTGCCCAACGATTAAAGGTGGCTGGTGATGATCGCGTCGGCGCATTCATTTTACGCGATGATACGAAACGGACGACCTATGTGACGGGGCATTTAGAGTATGCGACGCACACGTTACATGATGAATTTTTACGCGATCAGCACTCAGAGCCGGCCATGTTACCGCCAGAAAATTATTATCGTGCGGGTGAACCGGTGAATTCTTGGTCAGCATCTGCTGTGCAGTTTTTCAAAAATTGGGGCCATTTGCTGGTCAGTCAAGCTCAGCGACCGGCGGTCGTTGACATTGTCCCGGCAGTACAAGCATAA
- a CDS encoding thioredoxin family protein: protein MYEPTHHSDAVVEENINKPGRNVMFLSADWCGDCRAIKPFVQNIKDTISQTANWFDADRDENLAVATKYNMRGIPSFVLFEDGQEVSRIGHGERLTPQQVLDWYQSTQA from the coding sequence ATGTACGAACCTACTCATCATTCAGATGCTGTCGTTGAAGAAAATATTAACAAGCCAGGGCGCAATGTGATGTTTTTGTCAGCAGATTGGTGTGGTGATTGCCGCGCTATCAAGCCATTTGTACAAAATATTAAGGATACCATTAGCCAAACTGCTAACTGGTTCGATGCCGACCGTGACGAAAATCTGGCGGTTGCAACTAAGTACAATATGCGTGGTATCCCATCTTTTGTTTTATTTGAAGATGGTCAAGAAGTATCACGTATTGGTCACGGTGAACGCTTGACACCACAACAAGTGCTCGACTGGTATCAAAGTACACAAGCCTAA
- a CDS encoding VOC family protein: MAIQDYVTGVQHVGIPTKDLAATIAFYEALGFEQTGLFPNGNSRCAFLKLGNLVIETWEGEPVGHAGAINHVSLDATDIEKAFAAAKAAGFELIDHDIQSIPTFWQHGIRYFNILGPNQEIIEFCEILAQ; encoded by the coding sequence ATGGCGATTCAAGATTATGTGACCGGTGTACAACACGTCGGCATACCAACAAAAGACTTAGCAGCAACCATTGCTTTTTACGAAGCACTCGGTTTTGAACAAACTGGCTTATTCCCTAACGGTAATAGTCGTTGTGCCTTTCTAAAATTAGGTAACCTCGTGATTGAAACTTGGGAAGGTGAGCCAGTTGGGCATGCCGGTGCGATTAACCATGTCTCATTAGATGCGACGGATATTGAAAAAGCATTTGCAGCGGCCAAGGCAGCGGGTTTTGAACTGATTGATCATGACATTCAAAGTATCCCAACTTTCTGGCAGCATGGCATTCGCTACTTTAATATCTTAGGTCCGAACCAAGAAATTATTGAATTCTGTGAAATTTTAGCCCAATAA
- the fucP gene encoding L-fucose:H+ symporter permease, which translates to MINSVGVVAKKHKDFGQLADGYLKKTPIFQFIIVSLMFPLWGTAASLNDILITQFKTVFALNDAATAFVQSAFYGGYFLVAIPASFVIRKASYKVTIMTGLVAYILGAGLFFPASRVATYSMFLVAIFAIAIGLSFLETASDTYSVMMGPKKYANLRLNISQILNPVGSIAGILLGKYLIFGSVGNLSEKMASLHGAERLAYGESMLQLTLQPYKYILFVLVIMLLILAVTKMPSAKPIVTGTQMAKVSFRQSIAYLRQNDRFKKGVLAQFIYVGMQTAVWSFTIRLALDVNHHITDAAASNFMIYSYVVFFLGKVVATWLFTQLKATQVLMAYSVLGTLALLLATFAPGMIAVYAAVGASFFFGPQWPTIYAHTLDHVTDKRYTETAGAILVMAIVGGAVIPAVQGLVSDAVGSMQLSFLVPTIAFALVSYYFATEVKQDMATGR; encoded by the coding sequence ATGATTAATTCAGTTGGGGTTGTTGCTAAAAAGCACAAGGATTTTGGTCAGTTGGCTGATGGGTATCTTAAAAAGACACCGATTTTCCAATTTATCATTGTGTCGTTGATGTTTCCGTTGTGGGGAACAGCGGCGAGTTTAAATGATATTTTAATTACGCAGTTTAAAACAGTTTTTGCTTTAAATGATGCGGCAACTGCCTTTGTGCAGTCAGCATTTTACGGCGGGTATTTTCTAGTCGCAATTCCTGCCAGTTTTGTTATTCGCAAGGCCTCTTATAAAGTGACTATTATGACGGGGTTGGTCGCTTATATCTTAGGTGCTGGCTTATTTTTCCCGGCATCGCGGGTGGCGACCTATTCGATGTTTCTCGTGGCTATTTTTGCCATCGCCATTGGGTTATCATTCCTAGAAACAGCTAGTGACACCTACAGTGTGATGATGGGACCCAAGAAATATGCCAATTTGCGTTTAAATATTTCACAAATCCTGAATCCGGTGGGCAGTATTGCTGGGATTTTGTTGGGCAAGTATTTGATTTTTGGTTCGGTGGGGAACCTGTCTGAAAAAATGGCTAGTTTGCATGGCGCAGAACGGCTGGCTTACGGCGAAAGCATGTTGCAATTAACCCTCCAACCTTACAAATATATTTTGTTCGTGCTAGTTATCATGTTGCTCATCTTAGCTGTGACGAAGATGCCAAGTGCCAAGCCGATTGTGACGGGGACACAGATGGCTAAAGTGAGTTTTCGTCAGTCAATTGCCTATTTGAGGCAGAACGATCGCTTCAAAAAAGGTGTGTTGGCACAATTCATTTATGTGGGGATGCAGACGGCTGTTTGGTCATTTACTATCCGGCTGGCGTTGGATGTGAATCATCATATTACAGATGCCGCGGCCTCAAACTTCATGATCTATTCGTATGTTGTGTTCTTTTTAGGGAAGGTTGTGGCGACTTGGCTCTTTACGCAATTGAAAGCGACCCAAGTTTTGATGGCTTACTCAGTACTTGGCACCTTGGCGCTATTGCTCGCAACATTTGCGCCAGGCATGATCGCTGTGTATGCAGCCGTTGGGGCGAGCTTCTTCTTTGGCCCACAATGGCCAACGATTTACGCGCATACCTTAGATCATGTAACAGATAAGCGTTACACTGAAACAGCAGGCGCCATTTTGGTTATGGCCATTGTGGGCGGTGCCGTTATCCCCGCTGTTCAAGGCCTCGTATCTGATGCAGTGGGATCGATGCAATTGTCATTCCTGGTGCCAACGATTGCGTTTGCACTAGTGAGTTATTATTTTGCAACAGAAGTTAAACAAGATATGGCGACAGGACGTTAA
- a CDS encoding S1C family serine protease: MKHSLIIVAAVAAVVGGGVVYSGTQPNSWFQRQPETKKVANIAGQATIASTAYVSQDAAISAYNKVKNAVVTVQNLQKNATQTPDGFAGLFGQPGRQKQAGDGQVQTASEGSGVVYKIADGYVYIITNNHVVANSDALQVITANGDKVKATIVGTNEQKDLALIKAKTDLIKTAASFAPSSKLQSGEQVLAIGSPLGSEYATSMTSGIISSPQRQLTAEETGSSDETVIQTDAAINPGNSGGPLINLSGQVVGINSSKIAAATDGTNVEGMGFAIPSDVVEAFIQQTEK; encoded by the coding sequence ATGAAACATTCTCTTATAATAGTTGCGGCAGTCGCTGCCGTAGTTGGTGGTGGTGTCGTGTATTCTGGCACACAACCAAATTCTTGGTTCCAGCGTCAACCTGAAACTAAAAAAGTGGCCAATATTGCCGGGCAAGCTACGATTGCTTCGACCGCCTATGTGAGCCAGGATGCGGCCATTTCGGCCTATAACAAAGTGAAAAATGCGGTGGTTACCGTGCAGAACTTGCAAAAGAATGCGACCCAAACACCAGATGGGTTTGCGGGGTTGTTTGGTCAACCAGGGCGTCAAAAGCAAGCTGGTGATGGCCAAGTTCAAACCGCCTCAGAAGGGTCTGGGGTCGTCTATAAGATTGCGGATGGGTACGTCTATATCATCACCAACAATCATGTGGTGGCGAATTCGGATGCCTTGCAAGTGATTACGGCAAATGGCGACAAGGTTAAAGCAACCATTGTCGGAACAAATGAACAAAAAGATTTGGCTCTCATTAAGGCCAAAACAGACTTGATTAAAACAGCGGCGAGCTTCGCACCAAGTAGTAAGCTCCAATCAGGAGAACAGGTTTTAGCGATTGGGTCACCGTTGGGGTCTGAATATGCGACGTCAATGACGAGTGGTATTATTTCATCGCCCCAGCGGCAACTGACGGCAGAAGAGACGGGATCGAGTGATGAAACGGTCATTCAAACCGACGCTGCCATTAATCCAGGTAACTCTGGCGGACCATTGATTAACTTGTCAGGGCAAGTCGTTGGGATTAATTCGTCAAAAATTGCTGCTGCAACCGATGGTACTAACGTTGAAGGGATGGGATTCGCCATTCCGTCAGACGTTGTTGAAGCCTTTATCCAGCAAACAGAAAAGTAA
- a CDS encoding sensor histidine kinase, whose product MPNVINKQQQIRGFLLLIASFFFIFSILGGVMYWSYTRTVFSNSDAAITQQIRNFELAGALNNTDATERKAPLLLETNTLANVWLYDSRKNLVLDARLPEATKELLSKQFKYTSRFESDTPQTVHIGDNYYRVASVTFIRGAKNNDGHPVKYGVITVNVNDTIYNLNHFKKVILWSFGSFGLLALMVSYWISLKNMKPILRSWQQQQDFVNNAAHELRTPMAVIQGKLENMLTHPESTVREQSDAIILSLSEVRRLTSLTNNMLTLAKSGSNMTRLEKESTDISDFLSQIVAPYQEMAEFDGQQVLLSARVGQRVMIDQKRIHQLIVLLVDNALKYSEAGDTVSITAMIEKRKLVLTVADTGRGISDEAKKHVFDRFYREDKTGNRETGGTGLGLSIAEWIVHAHGGKIVVLDNQPKGTIFKITLPL is encoded by the coding sequence ATGCCTAATGTCATCAATAAGCAACAACAAATTCGCGGCTTTCTTCTGCTAATTGCGAGTTTCTTTTTCATCTTCTCGATTTTAGGTGGGGTCATGTATTGGTCCTACACACGCACGGTCTTTAGTAATTCAGATGCTGCCATTACCCAACAAATTCGTAACTTTGAATTGGCTGGCGCTTTGAATAATACTGACGCGACGGAACGAAAAGCACCACTGTTATTAGAAACCAATACCTTGGCCAATGTCTGGCTATATGACAGTCGTAAAAACTTAGTCTTGGATGCCCGTTTACCAGAGGCGACCAAAGAATTACTCAGTAAACAATTCAAATACACCTCACGATTTGAGTCTGATACACCACAAACGGTACATATTGGGGATAACTATTATCGTGTGGCCAGTGTCACGTTTATTAGGGGGGCCAAAAACAATGACGGTCACCCCGTGAAATATGGTGTGATTACGGTTAATGTTAATGATACGATTTACAACCTTAACCACTTTAAAAAGGTGATTCTTTGGTCGTTTGGCTCGTTTGGTTTGCTTGCTTTAATGGTGTCTTACTGGATTAGTTTAAAAAACATGAAGCCGATTCTGCGATCGTGGCAGCAACAGCAAGACTTTGTGAACAATGCGGCACACGAATTACGGACCCCCATGGCCGTGATTCAAGGCAAACTTGAAAATATGTTAACGCATCCAGAATCCACAGTACGTGAACAATCTGATGCCATTATCTTGTCCTTATCAGAAGTGAGACGGCTAACCTCGTTAACAAATAATATGTTAACGCTGGCTAAGTCAGGATCGAATATGACCCGCCTTGAAAAAGAATCGACTGATATTAGTGATTTTCTCTCGCAAATTGTCGCGCCATACCAAGAAATGGCTGAATTTGATGGGCAACAAGTGCTCTTGTCAGCGCGAGTAGGTCAGCGCGTGATGATTGATCAAAAGCGCATTCATCAATTGATTGTCCTGTTGGTCGATAACGCTTTGAAATACTCTGAAGCCGGCGATACCGTGTCAATTACTGCCATGATTGAAAAGCGTAAACTTGTCTTAACGGTTGCCGATACGGGGCGAGGTATCAGTGATGAAGCCAAAAAGCATGTCTTTGACCGTTTTTATCGAGAAGATAAGACAGGCAATCGGGAAACTGGTGGCACGGGCTTGGGCTTGTCCATTGCGGAGTGGATTGTCCATGCGCATGGCGGTAAAATTGTGGTGTTAGACAATCAACCAAAGGGTACGATTTTCAAAATCACGTTACCGTTATAA
- a CDS encoding response regulator transcription factor — protein sequence MAKAIKILLIEDDVNLADNIVGFLQDFADVHAVDNGLDGEFEGQESPYDLIISDLMLPGENGLEVIKHLREKNIETPVLILTAKSSLDDKIEGFNVGADDYLTKPFYREELLLRVKALLRRAGVYSEDNTIAVGDVLINLENRGVQVHGQPVKLVGKEFDILTYLAQNKNIIVTRDQIFDRVWGIDSDTTINVVNIYLNNLRRKLEAVGQHDLIKTLRNIGFILEVDDA from the coding sequence ATGGCTAAAGCAATTAAAATATTATTAATCGAAGACGATGTCAACTTGGCGGATAACATTGTCGGCTTTTTGCAAGATTTTGCCGATGTGCATGCGGTTGATAACGGCTTAGATGGTGAATTTGAAGGGCAAGAATCACCTTATGACCTCATTATCTCGGATTTGATGCTGCCAGGCGAGAATGGCTTGGAAGTCATTAAACATTTGCGTGAAAAAAATATTGAGACGCCAGTTTTGATTTTGACGGCTAAAAGTTCTTTAGATGATAAAATCGAAGGCTTTAATGTTGGCGCGGATGATTATTTGACGAAGCCGTTCTATCGTGAAGAATTATTGTTACGGGTGAAGGCTTTATTACGCCGTGCCGGTGTCTATTCGGAAGATAATACGATCGCGGTGGGTGATGTGCTCATTAACCTTGAGAATCGTGGCGTCCAAGTCCATGGTCAACCTGTCAAATTAGTCGGAAAAGAGTTTGATATTTTGACCTACTTGGCACAAAATAAAAATATCATTGTGACGCGTGACCAAATCTTTGATCGTGTTTGGGGGATTGATTCTGACACCACGATTAACGTTGTGAATATTTATTTGAACAACCTCCGGCGTAAGTTAGAGGCTGTCGGACAACATGATCTGATTAAAACGCTCCGTAATATTGGGTTTATTTTAGAGGTTGACGATGCCTAA